The nucleotide sequence GAGCACGGTATGACCCTGATCTGCAAAGATCGTCAGGAAGTTCACCTGCCTGCCCGAGCCCGGGAAGTGTTCGATGTGACCGGTGCTGGCGACACGGTTATTTCTACTCTGGCGGCAGCGCTGGCAGCGGGTTCCGAGCTGCCTCAGGCTGCGGCCATTGCCAACATTGCGGCAGGCATTGTGGTGGGCAAACTCGGTACGGCCACCATCAGCATGCCCGAGCTGCGTCGTGAAGTGAACCGGGAGTTAGGTGCAGAACGCGGCATTGTCACCACAGACCAGCTGATGATTGCCATTGAAGATGCCCGCGCCCACGGTGAAAAAATCGTCTTTACCAATGGTTGTTTCGATATCATCCATGCCGGACATGTGGGTTATCTGGAACAGGCACGCAAGCAGGGTGACCGTCTGGTGCTGGCCATCAACAGTGATGACTCTGTTAAGCGTCTGAAAGGCGAAGGGCGTCCAATTAATACCGAAGATCGTCGTATGGCGGTGCTGGCAGGCCTCGAAGCGGTAGACTGGGTCGTTAGTTTCAATGAAGACACTCCGGAAAACCTGCTGCGCATAGTCAAACCCGATGTACTGGTAAAAGGTGGAGACTACAGCATTGACGAAGTGGTCGGCGCAGACATCGTTTATGAATACGGCGGCGATGTAAAAGTGCTGGCGTTTCTGGATAACTGTTCAACAACCGCTATTGTTGAAAAAATCCGTACGGATCAGTCAGTAGAAGAAACGGCATAAACTGATAGCGGGAAGATAACGGATCTTCCCGCTACTCGAAAGCAGAACGGTTCTCACTGCCCGGGGGGCAATCACAACCCTCTTCTCTTGTTTCCCGGTGATCATTACCCATTGTTTCTAAAGGTATATCTCCCAAGACAACCTCACCGGCAGGCACAAGGCTCAACCTTTGGGCTGGAACAAACGCTACTGCAGAGTCCTGCCGCTGAGCAGATATGAATACAGGATGCCACTCCCTTGCCCAGGTCATGAAGCTGGTCGATAAGTTTATGTTTTGAACCAGCTGACGCGTACCTCTTTTTTGATCAATGTCGTTTATATAGCTCACCAGCATAAAGTTTATTCGGGTGCGTGCTTCGTCTCGTTCATCTTCTATGTTGATAAATCTGAGTTCCAGAGATAAATCTGAGGCAGCAATACGATTTCTGAGCATCTCAAAATCTCTGATCATCTTAATTATCCAGTAAGGCCCTCTATTAGGGCGAAAGAGTGCAGAGCTGATTAAAAAGTACCGAGGGGTGGTGCAGTTTTGCCTGTCGAAATTGGCGTTCCTGTATACTGTTGCAAGATTATGACTGAGCAGAATCTCGATTATCTGCCAATACTCACCGGACAAATAACCGGAGTATTCGTCACTTGGCCGCTGCGTGCTTCTTGTTGCTCTATTTGATTCAACATCCTCAGAAACACTATCGATCCTCCGACTTATGATTTGATTCGAGAAAAGACGCACAGTACCAGCATCGTATGACATTCTTACATTTTCATGTACAAGATCATTCAGGTTTATATAAACTCCCTGAGAATAACCAACCTGAAAAACCAGAGTGTTACAGCCGTTCCAGCCTGCCTCTAAAAATCGGGTAAGAAGAATTTGCAGTCTGCCCCTTCTGTAACTGTTGCTGTCTGAATAACGCTGACTACCCTGAGTACTGCACTCCTGTTGAGATATTTCGCCCTCAGGGTCTGAGCTGTCGGGGGCGAACAGGCCTGAAAACACGAGAGTTAACATATTTTCTACAGGCCGCCTTATGCTTCGGGACTGGTGTCGCCAACCACTGATAACACCCTCTGCCAGCAGACTGTCTGCCAGAGAACAGGCGTTGTCTATTGTTGAGGCGTCAGGGGTTGAAAGGCTTGTGATAAAGTGAACGTACAGGTCAAACTGATTGCCTTCATTCACGTAATTTACCCCAGATACCCCAGATACCCCAGATACCCCAGATACCCCAGATACCCCGGATACCCCGGAAATTTCCTGAATACTGGAGCGGGCCAGCTCCCCTTCAATCAGTTGCAGTGCAGGCAGCACTGTTCTGGCTAGCTCGACACCAGGGTCGACCCTGTACACACCATTACTATTGGGTTCACGGTCTGTTCCTGCGGACTCGTTCGGATTGTGGAGATACAGAGTACTCATCTCCGGACCGCCCAGAATATTGAATACAAAATGCCCCAGTGTGTCTGCTGCCTCAACGGGCTCTACCGTGTATCTTGGCAGCCCCACCACAGTAAAAGAACCAAACGACAAAAAAGTGGAGTGCTGTTGTAACCAAACCCTATTGAGGTGAACTTCCCTGCCTTCTATAAAAGCATGGGTTTTTATGTAAAAGCTAACTCTTTCACCCGATGTGCTGGTATAGGATATTCTGTAGTAAAACGCATAAAGAGAGCTTGAGATCAAGCAGGGCAGGATAAGCCAGATCAGCCTGTAAATTGCTTTTTTTATTTTTCCTGAGCGCAACATCCGAAATGAGCCCTCGAAAAAAGATGATTAACCAAACCTGCCAAAACAGTGGTTGCCGAAGGTAGTTGAAATTTCCGGCCTATATCAGAATTTCTAATCTGACACCGGCCGGAAAATCGTTTAAAAACCGCGAACTCTATTTCTCAAAACTCTGGCACAGGTTTCAACATTTTCCCTAAGGTGTTTGGGATTAATCGTTCCGATAATCGCCGAAGCAACTGCCGGATGACCAAACACCAGCTCCATGCTTTTCTCAACCGGGTCTTCACCTTCCAGGCAGGCATGCCCACTGGCCAGTGCCTTTTTGACCAGAATGCCTTTGTCGTGTTTTGCGGCATAGTCCAGAACCGGCTTTTCAGCCTGTTCATTAAGGTTATAAGTCACCATGGCCATATCGGACTGCTCCAGTGCCATAATACCGCCGTCTATTGTTTTGGTGGACATTCCGGTGGCACGAATCAGACCCTCTTTCTTCAGGTCTGACAGCACTTCCAGACAACCATACTGCTGAATAATATTGACATCATCGCCACTGGAATGAACCAGTACCATATCAATATAATCGGTCTTCAGTCGTTTAAGGCTGCGCTCAATACTGAAGCGAATGTACTCCGGTGAAAAGTCAAAGCGGGACTCACCCTCAATAAACTCTTCACCCACCTTGCTGCAAATCACCCAGTCCTGACGCTGGCCTTTCAACAGTTTGCCCAGTCTTTCTTCACTGGTGCCGTAGGCTGGTGCCGTATCCAGCAGATTAATGCCCAGGGACCGGGCCAGAGCCAGCAAATCGCTGGCTGCGTGGTCGTCAGGAATCTTAAACCCTCTCGGGTATTTCACCTGCTGGTCACGTCCCAGCTTGACGGTGCCAAAGCCAAGAGGCGACACCGCAATATCAGTACCGGCCACAGGCCGGACTGGTAACAGGGGGTCAGTCAAAATGCTTGCTCCAGAACTGTTCACAGACTTGAGGATGTTTCAGGTTTGCTGGCAGTGCAAATTCCTCATTGCCTGAAGGTTGAATACTGTCTGCACCAAGAAGATGACCGACTTCGTCCGCAAGGTTCGGAGCCAGCGCCAGCTTGGTCGGCCAGGTGACAATGCCATTGCCCATCGGTTGACAGAAGGCGGCATCCGGACGCAGCAACCTGGACTGTTTAGGCTCTGCACGATTAACCCGCAAGGTCGACCACTGGGCGTTATCGAAGTTTACCCAGGGCAGGATATCTGCCAGTTCCCGACGTGCCACACGAATCTGTTCTTCCGGGGTACGCTTTACACCATCTTCAGCAATCTCACCGCCCAGATACCAGACCCACTGGCCGTCTTCTGTCGGATGGCTGGTCACGGTCATCCGTGGCACAGTTTTGATACCCAGGCAGTGGGCATAAAGAGGATCAGGATGAGTGTGCTTCACCATGACCATGTGCAAAGGACGGAGTTGCATTTCAGGTTCGCTGATGCCCCAGCGTCCCATCAGGGTACGTGCACCTTCACCGGCAGTCAGTACAAATTTGCGGGCATGGATTCGATAGGTCACATTGCCCTGAGTATGCTCAATAAAGGCAATTTCACCATTATCCGTCACAAGACGTGAGTCGCCACTGTCAGAGGTCCAGTCAACCTTCAGAGTGCGGGACTCCAGCCCTCTGACCAGACTTTTCACCACCGTCTGAATATCCAGAACAATCTCGTTCAGCTGATAAACCGTGCCACGAAAACTGTCGTTACGGAAAATCGCTGGCAGACTTTCACGCTCTTTGACCTGATTCACACGTCCGCGTAATGCCTTGCTGGCAAAGAAGGAGGTCATGCGTGACGCAATATCACCCGGAGACCACAGATAATGGTATTCAGACAACACTCTGGCATCGCTCAGGTCAACATTCCCCTGTCCGGCCAGGGCATCACGCCAGCGCTGCGGCATACCGGCAATACACTCCGCAGCCTTGGTCAGATTGCCAGACAGTGTGTACTTGGTTCCGCCATGAACAATGCCCTGGGACTTGATCGTCTGTTCGCCCCCCAGGGTTTCATTTTCCAGCAGCAGTGCCTTATAGCCCTGTTTGTTCAGGGTATTAAACAGCCAGAGCCCGGCAATACCGCCACCGATGACCACAACATCTGCGTTAATATCGGTCATGTTGCCTGTTTCTACGGTTTGGTTCATAAGTATGATTAGTTAAGGTTAAGTGCGGCAAGTATAAGTAGTTAGCATCAAGAATTCACGCCCTGAAAGCCCTCAGCAGAGACATTCACACTTGCTTTTGCAGCACCTCTGGTGCATTTTGTGCCTCCCTTGAATATTTACTGATGAAGGTTGTTCTCATGCGAGTTGCTATGCAAGCTACTAAGAAAGCTGCCAGTACATTGAAAGCCCTGCTGTTCCCGTTTTTCACCCTGACATTAATAAGCTTGCCCGCCTTTGCCGAGCTAAACAGCACTCTCAAACTACCCGCCAAAGCAGAGCTGCTTGTGCTTGACGGCAAGGCTGCCAATGACCTTGACCTGGACAGAGACGAGTCCATCAAACTGACTAAAAAGCGCCACCAGGTGGTCTTTGAACTGAAAGAAACCCTCGGCTCTGGTGATAATATGGAACAGTTTACTTCCAGACCTTTTGTGATCAGTTTTCACCCGCTGGACGGTCATCACTATCTGATTGAAGCGCCACGATTGATTAATAAACGACAGGCTGATGCCATCAACCGCGACCCCGCCAGTAAAATCACCGTGGTGGATGAACAACAGAAAGAAGTTCCCTTTGAGATTGCGATCCTGCCTTCCCGTGGTATTCAGATTGGTCGCAACTATGCTGCCGATGTTCGCAAATTTAACCAGAGCGATAACGCAGCAGCCTTGCCGGAACTGGCTGGTGTTCAGATGGATGAGTTTGCCAACGGTTTTGCCAATGCCCGGCAGGATAGCTCGGTTTATTCCGGCGCCAACAACAATACGCCGGATGAAAACATTATGGCTGAACGCATGCTGAAATACTGGTACATGGAAGCTGACAACGCGACTCGCAAAAGCTTTCTGGACTGGGCTGCAAAGCAGAAGTAACCATGCGCCTTGATAAATATTTGTGTGAAAGCACTGAGCTCAGCCGGGCAGAAGCCAAACGGCTGCTGCGTGGTGGAGAAGTCACCTGCAATGGCAAGGTGATCAAAACCGGCAGTTTCAAAGTACCGGAAGGGGCAGAGGTTCGAATTGAAGGCAACCTGTTGTCTTTACGTGGCCTACGCTACATCATGCTGAACAAGCCGGTTGACTTTATCAGCTCTACCGCAGACGACGATTACCCTTCCGTCCTGAACCTGCTGGATATTGATAAAGTCAGCACCCTGCATATTGCCGGTCGACTGGATGTGGATACCACCGGACTGTTGCTGATCACTGACGATGGACAGTGGTCGCATAAACTGATGTCGCCTAAAAAAGTATGCGGTAAACGTTATCGTGTCGAATTAGCGGATCCCATTCAGGACAGTGCCATTGAAGCTTTCGCCAAAGGTGTTGAGTTACGTAACGAAAAAACCGTTACAAAACCGGCAACACTGGAAATACTGTCGCCCACTGAAGTGCTGCTTACCATTACCGAGGGTAAATACCATCAGGTTAAACGGATGTTTGCTGCACTGGGTAACAAGGTAGTAGGGCTGCACCGGGAACAGGTTGGTCAGATAGAGCTGGACAAAAAGCTGGCTCCCGGCGAGTGGCGTTATTTGACTGAAGTTGAAATTGATTCAGTTAAATAGCTAAGGCTCCCGGTGGGAACCGTTATTATGCGCAAGTTATCTGGAAGCAAGGTTATTAACGATCTGGATAAGTAGCTCTTCTATTTTGTCCAGCCGTCGATCTTGCTGTTTAAGGTGCTGATCAACTTTCTTAAATTTGTCTCGTTGCTCATTTAAGATAAGTGCGATAGTACCTTCAACACCAGCAAGTACCTGATCCCAATGAACATGGTTCTCTTCAAGCGCTTTGACTCTAGCTTCAAGACTCATACTGCATACCTTTCTTGTTGCTTATAAATTGTGCGGAAACTGAGCATAGCAGAAATTGAGCCACGTATAGCATGGAAATCAGGCACTCTGGAGAATAGCCCGATAAATCTGTTTGGCAGTCACCATGCGGGTTTTCTCCGGATCTGCACCACGCAGAAGGGCAACCGACGAGCGAGTTTCATGCAGAGCCTGCATTGCTTCCAGCAAAGTAGCATCAGGCTCCAGCCAGGCGACCTGTCTGGCCAGCTCGCTTACCTTTTTATCGTAATGCCCACGAATCAAACTGCTGGTTAAGTGCCGGTAGAGAACGACGCCAGTCGTTTTACCATTATCGACCACCAGATAACGCTTATAAGGCTGGTCCAGAACCCGCTCCTGAACATTACCCAGAGTTGCCTCCGCTTTAAGGCAAACCGTTGGCCCCGTATCTTCCAGAAAACTGCCCAGCGTCGTTCGGTTAGAAGTCAATGCCTGCTCCAGCATCTTGCGTTCACCTCTGGCAATAATGCCAGTCTTGCCGTAGTGGCGAATAATGCCTTTCAACTCATCAAGGGTTGGCTTTCTCTTGTCCTCAATGCCAAACAGCCGTGTCCACACCAGGGTAAAGCGAATAACCGGCCGCAACAGGAAGGCCACAAAGCGGACAAAGGGCGCTGTGTAATCCAGTACCTGATCGGCGACCTGTACGGCATACAGTTTGGGAAGAATCTTTGCGAACACCAGCATGCAATAAGTCAGCAGTACAGTAAAAACTGCCAGACCAAGGTCGTTAAACTCACGGGCGGCAATTGCGCCAATAACAGAGCTTCCGGCAATACTGATTAACGTAATCAGTACCACCATAGACGACAAATGCCTGTCTTTTTGTTGAATGACGTATTTGATATCGTCCCGGTTTTTTGGCTTGTTTTTCGAACTGTTTCTCAGAATGGTCGCCAGTCTCAATTCATCAACATATATAATGGCAGATTCAATCACAGATAAGGCAGCGGTCAGCAAAACAATCAAAGCGGCAACAACTACTACAAGAAGCATCCTTGCTCCTCCTCAGGGTCGGTTCTGGTGAAGTGGTCAGAACTGTTAACTATCGGCTTCTCCCGTATTTTCTTAGCCCTTTATATTTAACATACGTGCAAAACTTCCGTTTGTCCCGGCTTATAACATGGAAAGCTCCTCAAGAATGGTGTAGGAGCCTGAATAAATCCCATTCCATACAGGCCAGCCTGATTCATCTTGAGAGGGCGGATTGTTAATTTTGATATCCATCTCTGGTCGATGTTCATCGCGGGAGCTTTCAGAAACCTCTATTGTTGTCCAGGTTCTTGTTTTCTGCAATTGCGTATGAATACCTCGTGGAAGACCTATTGGAAGACCTATTGGAAGACTAAAGATAAAAGGTAAGTTATTTGAAGTATCTGATGATGTGGAAGCTGCAGAAAAGTACTCAGCCGTGGTTACTACAGCTTTGAAATAATTGGCTAATGGTCCAGGATAAACGGGGAAATAATAAGCGTATAAATAACGACTGCCATTTTCCGTTTCTACATAAAAACGTGTATATTTTGTCAGCTTGACGGCTGCAATATAATTGACTCGTCCTATAGCCGGATCAAGGTTTATGTCAATTGTCTGGTCATCGTGAACATACTGAAAACGGTGGCTATAGCCTTCCAGCCTGGTTAACTGTGCCAAAGCTGCTTCAGATATCACCAGCCATGAAAGCTGGAAAACAATGAATAGTAAGCTTTTGGCTCTTCACTTGTTTGAGTGGGCGATTTTCAACGATTCACTCCGCTTGGATACAAGTCTAATCCTCCGAGATGAAAGTAGATCGCTGTATTGTATCGTTCCCGGCTTCTGTACCCGCAAGCGCGGCTCTTCAGACTTTGGATTTTGCTGTTGATACCTTCCGCACGCCCATTGTTTGCATTGAGAACAATAGCATTCACTATCCCCCACAAATGCTCCTTGACCATTCTGTCAACCTCCTTGATCGGCTCGAGACGACAGCGTTGCGCCCAACTCAACCAGCGCTTCCAGGCTTTGACTGCCCAAGCTCTCGACCTGTAATCCCATAACGACATAGCCATCTCCCGCATAGCCAAGGCTCGGGCGGTTTTCAACGTCGAGTTCCTCAGTGGTTCAAAGGCTTCCCATTTTTCCTCAGACATGTTTTCAGGGTTCGTCAGCCAGTCAAAGCGAGTTCCTTTGAGAAGTTCTACACCCTGTGTCAGTAGAGTTTTATTCTCTTGTATGCGTACCTGATTAACGGCTTTGCCAAGCGACTGTGCAACATGAAATTTGTCGAATGCTATCCGTAGCTCAGCCTCGGGAACATTTTTCCTGACCGACTTGATGTAAGCCTTAGACATGTCCATTGATACACACTCAATCCCGTTTTTCTGCTCTTCAGGCAAGGTATCAAAGTACTCATTGAGGCTGTCACTCTTACTGTCATCGGCAACATGTACCACAACGCCTTCAAGATGATCCGTGATGACAGTGACATATTCATGCCGTTTCTGAAAAGAGGTTACATCGACCGCTATCGCTTCGGTGGCTTTGCCTCCCTGCGCTCCAGTCCACGCTTTACAGCGCGTTGCTGAATACCGTCTATGGCAGTCCAACTAAGCTTCATCTGTTGTGCAACTGCTTGGGTTGTAGCCTCTTTCAACCAGTCAATAACCAGTGCTTCAAACAGCGCAGTATAACGAGAGCCAGCTTCAGCCCATGGAACTCGTGTCGCCAGCACACCATGCTCAGGACACTTGGTACGGGGAACATTGGCAACAAGGATGGTTTGAAACTGGCATGTATCAAGGTGACGCCACTTCTGGACAACGTGATCACAACCTGGGCAGGGTTTGCCACAACGACTACATTTGCAGGACTTTTTGCTATTATGCTCAATGTGAACTTCTACTGACTGTCCTTAACAGAAAGCTCTACATTAGACACTGACCAAGGGCTTTGAATACCCAGTATCTGAGAGTACAGTTGCTTGCCACGCATCTCGGCCCCCTTGCATTGAGTGGTTCTGACTATGCTAAATCACCCACTTAAATTAAGGAAGAACCAAGCTTTTCCTGAACATGCTCCTCTCCTGATATGAATTTTTATTGCCAAAGCAATATAGATCAATATTTATTGATGCAGCAGGTTGAAAAGCTCGCAACGCCCCGATAACAATAGCGAAAATGAAAATGGAGCCTGCTAATGACCCCTCTTGCACTCGAAACAAACCTGATTGAACGGATCGCCCTTGGCGACCTGTTGCGACGGCGATCCCGTGATACTGCCAATAAAACGGCTATGGTTAGCTACAGCGAGCACGGCCGCAGCACAGTGACTTATAAGGAACTGAATCAGCTCAGTAACCAGCTGGTCAGAGGGCTACGAGAACAGGGCATGGTGCAGGGGGATTCATTAGCCTTGCTGGCTACCAACAGTATTGAATTTTTTGCGGTACTGTTTGCCTGCTACAAAGGTGGGTTTATCGCCATACCCATTAATTTTTTACAGGCTGTGACAGACATCCATTACAACCTGTCAAAAGCTAATGTAAAAGCTGTCGTGTGTGAGCCGCGCTTTGCACCATTAACGGTTGACGACTCCTTAACCAACATTAGTATCCGGGTATCCATTGGTGACAGTGAAGGTCTGACACTGGCTCAGCTGGCAGCCGGTCAGGACAGTCATGATATCGACGATATTATCATTCATGACCGTGACACAGCTCATATTATCTTTTCAAGCGGCACTACCTCAAAACCAAAGGGAGTAGAAACCTCGCACCTGTCAATGTACATGGCCAGTTTGAGTAACCCGCTCAGCTTTGGTTTCAATAAATACGACAGCCAACTGGCTGTTTTACCCACCTTCCATTGCGCATCACTTTCTATATGCATAATGACACTGCAACTGGGTGGCAAGCTGGTTCTGTTACCACAGTTTGAACCACTGAACGTCGCCCGGGTTTTAGAAGCTGAACAGATACAAAGTACAGCGCTATTACCCGTTATGTGGCAGGCGCTGCTGGCATTACCCAACCTGAAACAGTTTGATTTCAGCCAGCTCACCACAGGGCTGTATGGTATGGCTCCCATGCCAGCGTCCAGTAGGCGACAGCTGAAAGCCGCATTTAAAAACTGTCGATTCCATCTGGTCAGCGGTCAGTCTGAGTTCACGCCATTCTCCTGTACCTTTTATGATGACAGTGATACTGAGTTTGATGACGCGAATTATTGGGGTGTTCCATCCATGATTACCGACCAGGCGATTCTGGATGAACAGGGTAACGAGTTACCACCCGGTCAGCAGGGAGAAATATGCTGGCGTGGTCCACTGGTCATGAACCGGTATCTGGACGATGTAGACGCGTCACGAAAAATCCGTGAGCATGGCTGGCATCATACTGGCGATCTTGGCTTTATAGACAACTGTGGTCAGCTGGTTTTTGTTGACCGGAAGAAAGACATGATTAAATCCGGTGGTGAAAATGTAGCGTCAGTAAAGGTTGAGCAGGTTCTGCTTTCGGCACCCAGTGTCGTTCAGGTGGCCGTTTTTGGCGTCCCTCACGCACGCTGGAGCGAAGCGGTGTGTGCTGCTGTGCAAATCGCCCCCGGCCAGCCTTTTAATGAAGCCGATATAATCCAATATTGCAAAGCCCGGTTAGCCGGATTTGAAGTACCCAAACGAATAGTGTCTGTCGAAACCTTCCCTGTCACGGCAACCGGTAAGATTCAGAAAAGCACGTTAAAGTCGCAGTACGAAGCGTTGTTTGATGAGTAAGTTAAGGCTTATAAACCGGGAAATGCCTTGTCTCTGGAAGCGTTAGGGGCAAACCGTCCCCTTAATACCAAAAGGGGGGCGGTTTGACGGGTCCTGAATTCAAGTAATAAGTGCAAAACCCTGAAAGGCATAAAGGTGCAACGACGGGAGCATAGCAAGCTATGTGACCAGAGTTGCAACGCAGGAACAGACCGAGAGCGCCTGAGCAATAAGTCAGAAAATATGACTTCATAGGGTTGAGGCTTTATTCAAGGTTTAATGAAAAACTAATGTGTCCTGAATTCGTATCATAAGTGCATAACCTCTGTAACCAGAGGATTGTTTCAGAACCTTTGAAGTGAATCAGAACTCAGGGGTATTCTGTAAAGCAACCAAACCATACAGAGGAAGCCAAGGATGGCCTATACACACCTGAGCTCTGAAGAGAGATATTATATCGAAACTGAACTCAAAAATGGGACTTCACAAAACAAAATTGCTAAAAAGCTTGGCCGTTCACAGCCTACCGTGTCGCGAGAAGTAAACCGCAATAAAGGGCAAAGAGGGTACAGGCACCAACAGGCTAATCGCACAGCTCGGCAGCGGCACAAAGATAAGCCAAAAGCTATTAAGCTGACAGACGACATTAAACAACGTATTTCAAACGATATCCGTTCAGATTGGAGTCCTGAACAAGTGGCTGGAAGGCTTGAAAAGGACGGTGTAATCAAGCTGCATCATGAGACGATTTATCAATTTGTAGCGGATGATAAACGGCGCGGAGGCTCGCTCTATAAGCACTTGAGGCACCAGAAAAAAACTTATCGAAAGCGATACGGTTCAGCTCATAACCGAACCGGTATACCAAATCGGGTTGGCATTGAAGAACGCCCCGAAGTGGTCAACAACAGAGAGCGAGTTGGTGACTGGGAAGCTGATACTGTAATAGGTAAAAATCATAAAGGAGCCATCGCTACATTAGATGAACGAAAAACCAAGCTTCGCCTTGCTGTCCCTCTACCAGGCAAGAAGGCAAAAGCGGTTAAACAGGGAATAATTGACGTACTCAAGCCTCTGAAAAGGTTTGTAAAGACAATAACATACGACAATGGAAAGGAGTTTGTTCAGCATGAATCAATTGCCAAAGCTTTAAAATGTGACAGCTACTTTGCTGCCCCCTACCATTCTTGGGAAAGAGGCCAGAATGAGAATGCTAATGGTTTGCTAAGGCAGTATTTCCCCAAGTCGATGGAGCTTAATGGCGTGACAGAAAAAGATGTCATCATTGCAGTGGATAAGCTGAACAACAGGCCAAGAAAGTGCCTGGGCTACAAGACTCCTTATGAGGCATTTAAAGAGTCAACTGGAATAGATGCAAGAAAAGTCATGGGTTATGCACTTATGACTTGAATTCAGGTGTTTTACTTTCCATCATAGTTCTATCTTTGTCGAGTTCAGCCTGTAACTTTTCGAACTCTGCCATTAGCCTATTTTGTATTTTCTTCCATTCCCTATGCTTCTTAATTTTTTTGATTTCCTTACTATCACCCTGGAAAGCTTCATTGAGAATGTCATTAATAAAAATATTTTTAACTTTATTTATATTTATATTTACTTCTCCTGCTGGCAAATGGCTTTTAACATTTTCCAAACGGTTTCGAGTTGCATGTACCAATAAAGATATCAACAACGCCTTACCCCCTTCACTCAGACCATGACCTTCAGGCAAGTCAACCTTACTGTGATCCGTCTCACTGAATAGCGGGTTTTTTATTTTTAAAATAGCGGGCTTTTCATTGGATAAAAGACCGGGAGTGACAAGTCTGATGACAACGCCTTCAGCATTTTCCTGGGCACCCGGTCTTCTCTCTACACCTTCATTAAGGAGGTTACTTTTAAAAACCGGAGAAACTTCCAGAGCATCTTCAAATGAATCTACCACACTGACCGTCGGTACGGTGAGGATATTAAACCCGGAAGCCCAATTTATAAATTTAAAATAATCTATTTCTTTATCATCAACAGAAATTTCAAAAGCAACAAACCGTAGCTCTTGACCATAGTCAATATTTTTTTTCGTTATGCTCCCTCCGAAAAGTTCCCCTCTAATGGTTAGTGTTTGCCCTTCACTACAATGTTCTTCAAACATTTTCAGAATTTTCTTCTTGATTTCTTCAAGAACCTCACCAGAGTGGTAAAATTGACTGGTATCATCAATATTGCGAGAGCGACTCATGAGTTGCACTTTGTTTCCATCCGTGACTACAGCACAATGGGCTCCATCAACTTTTTCAGATACAACCCAGCGTTGATCTATTTCTGGATTGTCTTTTAAAAAGCTTCGTATAAGCTCTACCGTTTTTTTGTTATCTCTATTTTTTATTTCGGGATATGCTACAAACCTTATCTCAGAAGTAGAAGCTGATGCCTCCGGCTCCTCCGGCTGATTCATAGGTGTTGACACAGCAGCATAGCCAGACGTCGATGGGCTGATCATAGCACTGGCTGTGCTGTGATCACTTGCTGGTGTTGATCTGGTAACAGCTTGCTGTCGGTTCCGGTCAACCTGTTTTTTTTCATTAT is from Endozoicomonas gorgoniicola and encodes:
- a CDS encoding RNA ligase family protein, whose amino-acid sequence is MPLKAILLCSLTTSLIPASQAQAIGTTFAGRIDGVKIEVQGDSVSLKKQTLPDVQDSGLSALMNSKGIEKVKVWRDQIAIYPDQNKVPYIVKLPAFIEPTPTATGFPEIDSTAGLQMLNTTTIKLVSTVVSATPLLETSYTQYNTEVISTSEINLLKGDEKTLYATASIPMMPPSSSISQDGKSVDFEFESDDIIRIYPAGTNGHQDVAFFEKIMVQAPDNEKKQVDRNRQQAVTRSTPASDHSTASAMISPSTSGYAAVSTPMNQPEEPEASASTSEIRFVAYPEIKNRDNKKTVELIRSFLKDNPEIDQRWVVSEKVDGAHCAVVTDGNKVQLMSRSRNIDDTSQFYHSGEVLEEIKKKILKMFEEHCSEGQTLTIRGELFGGSITKKNIDYGQELRFVAFEISVDDKEIDYFKFINWASGFNILTVPTVSVVDSFEDALEVSPVFKSNLLNEGVERRPGAQENAEGVVIRLVTPGLLSNEKPAILKIKNPLFSETDHSKVDLPEGHGLSEGGKALLISLLVHATRNRLENVKSHLPAGEVNININKVKNIFINDILNEAFQGDSKEIKKIKKHREWKKIQNRLMAEFEKLQAELDKDRTMMESKTPEFKS